In a genomic window of Taylorella equigenitalis ATCC 35865:
- the ribH gene encoding 6,7-dimethyl-8-ribityllumazine synthase: protein MKPYTMEPDRNGEDLYIGIALSRFNEEIAYAELEACLDELESLGVDESQVMVVTVPGSLELGIALQQMAMSYEFDALIAFGAVVRGDTYHFDVVANESASAISKVSLEMNIPIANGVLTVESADQAHQRAEEKGRDCAVVAVELANLMVALVPEGEDIDEDEDFEYFVDGEDDMDYDDEEEFELDEDEDDFEDEDEDFDDEDDEEDEDDFEDEDDDSDDSDDEEDDDDDDFEDDDDDGDDEEDRRK from the coding sequence ATGAAACCTTACACTATGGAACCAGATCGCAACGGAGAAGACCTTTATATTGGTATCGCTCTAAGCAGATTTAACGAAGAAATTGCATATGCCGAACTAGAAGCTTGCCTCGACGAGCTTGAGAGTTTAGGAGTCGATGAAAGCCAAGTTATGGTTGTTACTGTTCCTGGCTCTCTTGAGCTTGGTATAGCTTTACAACAAATGGCTATGAGTTACGAATTCGACGCATTGATCGCATTTGGAGCGGTTGTTCGAGGTGATACTTATCATTTTGATGTTGTGGCTAATGAAAGTGCATCTGCTATTTCAAAAGTTTCTCTCGAGATGAATATCCCTATCGCAAACGGCGTTCTTACTGTAGAATCTGCAGACCAAGCACATCAAAGGGCTGAGGAAAAGGGTCGTGATTGTGCAGTGGTTGCGGTTGAGTTGGCTAATCTTATGGTAGCTCTCGTGCCAGAGGGTGAAGATATTGACGAAGACGAGGATTTTGAGTATTTCGTCGATGGTGAAGACGACATGGATTATGACGATGAAGAAGAGTTCGAGTTAGATGAGGACGAGGACGACTTCGAAGACGAAGATGAAGACTTCGATGACGAGGACGATGAAGAGGACGAAGACGACTTCGAAGATGAAGACGATGATTCAGATGATTCAGATGATGAAGAAGACGACGATGACGATGACTTCGAAGATGATGACGATGATGGAGACGATGAAGAAGATCGTCGCAAATAA
- the ribBA gene encoding bifunctional 3,4-dihydroxy-2-butanone-4-phosphate synthase/GTP cyclohydrolase II: MKTKLNYETRVKLDLEVKEEFDISPITEIIEDLRLGKMVIIVDEENRENEGDLMMAADFITPEAINFMVTHARGLVCLTLTHERCDELGLPMMTSNNRSGFGTNFTTSIEAAEGVTTGISAADRAHTVKVAISKNSKPTDLVQPGHIFPVRSVPGGVLIRAGHTEAGCDLTKLAGLTPASVICEIMNTDGTMSRLPDLMEFAKHHGIKIGTIVDLIQYRNEHESMIERIGECELATSWGMFKAYAYKDKSFGSPHIALVKGDIEEGLETLVRVHEPTNVLDLLDMEGQSHSWSLPKAIEKISKSDRGVIVLLNAQGNEGGLMNSLAKWGRSEAEDETKSKATKSEHYDMRTYGIGAQILRDLGVGKMKLLSHPLRLPSMTGFSLEVTGYEQA, from the coding sequence ATGAAAACTAAACTTAATTACGAAACAAGAGTGAAATTAGATTTAGAGGTTAAAGAAGAATTTGACATATCCCCAATTACAGAAATTATTGAAGATTTGCGATTAGGGAAAATGGTCATCATCGTAGATGAAGAAAACCGCGAAAATGAGGGTGATTTGATGATGGCGGCTGATTTTATAACCCCTGAAGCTATTAATTTTATGGTCACCCATGCAAGAGGATTAGTCTGTCTTACTCTTACTCATGAAAGATGTGATGAGCTCGGATTGCCTATGATGACATCGAATAATAGGTCTGGATTTGGCACAAACTTTACAACATCAATAGAAGCCGCAGAAGGGGTGACTACGGGGATTTCTGCTGCTGATAGAGCTCACACAGTCAAAGTAGCTATTTCTAAAAATTCAAAACCTACCGATTTAGTACAGCCGGGTCATATATTTCCAGTTCGATCTGTCCCTGGTGGAGTTTTGATTAGGGCTGGGCATACGGAAGCAGGTTGTGATTTAACCAAGTTAGCTGGACTTACGCCGGCATCTGTAATTTGTGAAATCATGAACACTGATGGGACTATGTCACGACTTCCCGATTTGATGGAATTTGCTAAGCATCACGGCATTAAGATTGGTACTATCGTTGATTTAATTCAGTATAGAAACGAACACGAGTCTATGATTGAACGCATAGGAGAGTGTGAATTAGCAACTAGCTGGGGTATGTTTAAGGCTTATGCTTATAAGGATAAATCTTTTGGATCTCCTCATATTGCACTAGTAAAAGGTGACATTGAGGAAGGTCTTGAAACTCTAGTTAGGGTACACGAGCCTACGAATGTCTTGGATTTGCTAGATATGGAAGGGCAGTCGCATAGTTGGTCATTGCCAAAAGCAATAGAAAAAATATCAAAATCCGATCGTGGTGTAATCGTACTTTTAAATGCACAGGGAAATGAAGGTGGTCTTATGAATTCGCTTGCGAAATGGGGGCGGTCAGAGGCGGAGGACGAGACTAAGTCTAAGGCTACAAAATCTGAACACTATGACATGAGAACATACGGTATCGGAGCTCAGATTCTACGTGATTTGGGGGTTGGCAAAATGAAGTTATTAAGCCATCCTTTGCGGTTACCCTCTATGACTGGATTCTCCCTAGAAGTCACAGGGTATGAGCAAGCCTAA
- a CDS encoding MarR family winged helix-turn-helix transcriptional regulator produces MDIESRLSSSDTTQARIWLRLNACNQIINRQVREYLRTVHNLTPTRFEILAHINSSRYGLKMGEISERLMVSDGNITNVVKVLEEDGFIRKNESIDDGRTITLNLTTKGKKVLKKAHEGLNELLKELMGDLKETDSKKILKSLSELKQIIDPNSI; encoded by the coding sequence ATGGATATTGAAAGCCGCCTCTCATCAAGCGATACTACACAAGCCAGAATCTGGCTTCGTCTTAATGCCTGCAATCAAATTATCAATCGTCAAGTACGTGAGTATTTAAGAACAGTCCACAATCTCACACCTACAAGATTTGAAATTCTAGCTCATATAAACAGCTCTCGTTATGGGCTTAAAATGGGTGAAATTTCAGAGCGTCTTATGGTTTCAGATGGCAATATTACTAATGTAGTAAAAGTACTGGAAGAAGACGGATTCATACGTAAAAACGAAAGTATAGATGACGGTCGAACCATTACCCTTAACCTCACAACTAAAGGTAAAAAAGTTCTTAAAAAAGCTCACGAGGGGCTTAATGAACTACTTAAGGAATTGATGGGCGATTTAAAAGAAACGGATTCTAAAAAAATTCTTAAGTCACTTAGTGAGCTTAAGCAGATAATAGATCCAAACTCAATTTAG
- the nusB gene encoding transcription antitermination factor NusB yields the protein MGQKIGTSARHTARELVVQGLYSWLLSNESQDIASVDSHIREQENFDFADLNLYKTSLYGVIQNADSLREEFAPFISRSASELSPVEHAIMLLATYELLHFPETPYRVVINEAIELAKEFGGTDGFKFINGALDKLAEKIRVHE from the coding sequence ATGGGGCAAAAAATCGGCACCAGTGCTAGACACACAGCTAGAGAGCTTGTAGTGCAAGGTTTGTATTCTTGGCTTTTATCTAATGAAAGCCAGGACATTGCCAGCGTAGATTCTCATATCAGAGAACAGGAAAACTTTGATTTTGCGGATTTAAATCTCTATAAAACTTCTCTTTATGGAGTAATTCAAAATGCTGATTCTCTTAGAGAGGAGTTTGCCCCATTTATAAGTCGCTCTGCTTCTGAACTTTCGCCAGTTGAGCATGCCATCATGCTACTTGCAACTTATGAATTGCTACATTTCCCAGAAACTCCGTATCGAGTAGTTATAAATGAAGCTATCGAATTAGCTAAAGAGTTCGGGGGGACTGATGGATTTAAATTTATTAATGGTGCTTTAGATAAACTAGCCGAAAAGATAAGAGTTCATGAGTAG